From Psychrobium sp. MM17-31, the proteins below share one genomic window:
- a CDS encoding DUF3530 family protein, which yields MWRNMTSNIKTTCLLLIASMTLIPCYATVSTPAAATAKETPKPAMLSPQEQLATMLPSDEVTWLTTESGKFLALKRDYLAAKHRGVAIFVSDLSAPINYSLDIEPLRTSITQYGYSSITINAPSLDLFAPSTPKNEANEGVANSAESKTSEETASDTMIEATGLVEATELNATPYVQELVERINSAHKLGAMSSKEVILVIQGRQVAYLTNALIQQHLRPLRAVVVIDANVAMNENQATMYPATMKQLSQQLVQLKMPLFDIYHLWDTQIEEQMKLRKQLSIKAKQSRYRQHLKPTYSEEQTLSKVIYGWLKSLGIS from the coding sequence ATGTGGCGTAATATGACGAGTAACATCAAAACAACTTGCTTATTGCTCATAGCGTCGATGACGCTAATTCCCTGTTATGCCACCGTTAGCACACCTGCCGCAGCAACTGCGAAAGAAACACCTAAACCTGCGATGTTGTCGCCACAAGAGCAACTAGCGACAATGTTACCTAGCGATGAAGTCACTTGGCTCACTACTGAAAGCGGCAAGTTTTTGGCACTAAAACGCGATTATCTTGCCGCTAAACATCGCGGCGTCGCCATTTTCGTCAGCGATTTATCTGCGCCAATTAATTACAGTCTCGATATCGAGCCATTGCGAACTAGCATCACCCAATACGGTTATTCTTCAATCACTATCAACGCCCCTAGTCTCGACTTATTTGCCCCCTCGACACCAAAAAATGAAGCGAATGAAGGCGTAGCTAACAGTGCAGAAAGTAAAACCTCTGAAGAGACTGCTTCTGATACTATGATTGAGGCGACAGGATTGGTTGAAGCAACAGAGCTAAACGCAACGCCGTACGTACAAGAGCTTGTTGAACGCATCAATAGCGCACATAAATTAGGCGCTATGAGTAGCAAAGAAGTTATTTTGGTTATTCAAGGTCGTCAGGTTGCTTATCTCACCAATGCACTGATTCAACAACACTTGCGCCCATTACGCGCCGTTGTGGTCATCGATGCCAACGTGGCAATGAACGAAAATCAAGCGACTATGTATCCAGCGACGATGAAACAGTTATCGCAGCAGCTAGTTCAGCTGAAAATGCCGCTATTTGATATTTACCACTTGTGGGATACACAAATTGAAGAGCAGATGAAGCTTCGCAAGCAATTGAGCATCAAAGCTAAACAGAGTCGCTATCGTCAGCACCTAAAACCGACGTATAGCGAAGAGCAAACCTTGTCGAAAGTGATATACGGCTGGTTAAAATCACTCGGAATTAGCTGA
- a CDS encoding tetratricopeptide repeat protein translates to MKKLLISLLIGGAAMASLLPVKSVLAAEEEGVIQLYTQRELLAMIAKNTHLQQVRKDDCQLVEDIKARAEIVKLPSYQFLYGDMLAYGVCVPRDANYGVYMMEQAAHQGLVEAIEQLGRYYHIGKFFQKDLKRALRYLTEAASLGNLKAQFRLVEILADEQGSPRDYENAYHWLYNSIIADDEKRLEAEQLLAKLARLMPERVVRRAQRPLLK, encoded by the coding sequence ATGAAAAAGTTACTAATATCTTTGTTAATTGGTGGTGCAGCCATGGCTAGCTTATTACCAGTAAAGTCTGTGCTGGCAGCGGAAGAAGAAGGGGTGATTCAACTTTATACGCAGCGTGAGCTGTTGGCGATGATTGCTAAAAATACCCACTTGCAGCAAGTGCGCAAAGATGACTGTCAGCTGGTGGAGGATATTAAAGCTCGTGCCGAAATCGTAAAACTACCAAGTTATCAATTTCTCTATGGTGATATGTTGGCCTACGGCGTTTGTGTGCCGCGCGATGCTAACTATGGTGTTTATATGATGGAGCAGGCGGCGCATCAGGGACTTGTAGAGGCGATTGAGCAATTAGGCCGTTACTATCACATCGGTAAATTTTTCCAAAAAGATCTCAAACGCGCTCTGCGTTATCTCACCGAAGCTGCCAGTTTAGGAAATCTCAAGGCGCAATTTCGCTTAGTTGAAATTCTCGCAGATGAACAAGGGAGTCCGCGTGATTATGAAAACGCTTACCACTGGCTTTATAACTCCATAATAGCCGATGATGAAAAACGACTCGAAGCTGAGCAGTTGCTAGCCAAGCTTGCCCGTTTAATGCCAGAACGAGTGGTGCGCAGGGCACAGCGCCCATTGTTAAAATAG
- the phoU gene encoding phosphate signaling complex protein PhoU: protein MDNVNLKRHISGQFNSELESIRNHVLLMGGLVEKQLTDAITAISSMDVSLAEEVLNNDRKVNTYEVTIDEECTRIIAKRQPAAGDLRLIFAISKTVTDLERIGDSAKMLANVALEKKAANQGGLLVSLENLGRQCVTMLHDVLDCFARMDVDTAFEIHRTDNLIDAQYESLMRELMTYMMEDPRAIPSIMEVMWAARALERVGDRAQNITEYVIYFIKGKDIRHLDDEEIAQLR from the coding sequence ATGGATAACGTTAATTTAAAACGCCATATTTCTGGCCAGTTTAACAGCGAATTAGAGAGTATTCGTAATCACGTGCTGTTAATGGGCGGCTTGGTTGAAAAGCAACTTACTGATGCTATTACTGCCATCAGCTCAATGGATGTGAGTCTTGCGGAAGAAGTGCTAAATAACGATCGCAAGGTTAACACTTATGAAGTAACCATCGACGAAGAATGTACGCGTATTATCGCTAAGCGCCAACCAGCGGCGGGTGATTTACGCCTTATCTTCGCTATTTCTAAGACGGTAACTGACTTAGAGCGCATTGGTGATAGCGCGAAAATGCTTGCCAACGTTGCGTTAGAGAAAAAAGCAGCCAACCAAGGTGGTTTATTGGTGAGCTTAGAAAATCTAGGCCGTCAATGCGTCACTATGTTGCACGATGTACTCGATTGTTTCGCGCGTATGGATGTTGACACAGCATTTGAAATTCACCGTACCGACAACCTGATTGATGCGCAATATGAAAGTCTAATGCGTGAGTTAATGACTTACATGATGGAAGATCCTCGTGCGATCCCATCAATCATGGAAGTTATGTGGGCTGCCCGTGCGCTAGAGCGTGTTGGCGATCGCGCGCAGAACATCACTGAATATGTCATTTACTTCATCAAGGGTAAAGACATTCGTCACCTTGACGATGAAGAGATTGCGCAGCTTCGCTAG
- the pstB gene encoding phosphate ABC transporter ATP-binding protein PstB: protein MINLEPTDATQNQVLDLANLTDEQTAFSIENLDLFYGEKQALKNVSMRIPKGQVTAFIGPSGCGKSTLLRCMNRMNDLIDNCNITGEIKLEQQNIFDRNVDVATLRRRVGMVFQRPNPFPKSIYENVVYGLRLQGVKDRRVLDKAVEDSLRGAALWDEVKDRLHDNALGLSGGQQQRLVIARAIAIEPEVLLLDEPTSALDPISTLVIEELITELKKKFTVVIVTHNMQQAARVSDNTAFMYMGELIEYSDTNTLFTTPSKKQTEDYITGRYG, encoded by the coding sequence ATGATTAATCTTGAACCAACAGATGCAACGCAAAACCAAGTGTTGGATTTAGCAAACTTAACCGACGAGCAAACTGCTTTTTCGATTGAAAACCTTGATTTGTTTTACGGTGAAAAACAAGCGCTGAAAAATGTTTCTATGCGTATTCCAAAAGGTCAGGTAACGGCGTTTATCGGCCCATCTGGTTGTGGTAAATCAACCTTATTACGCTGTATGAATCGCATGAATGATTTGATTGATAACTGTAATATCACCGGTGAAATCAAGTTAGAGCAGCAAAACATCTTTGATCGCAATGTCGATGTTGCTACCTTGCGTCGCCGCGTTGGCATGGTATTCCAACGTCCAAACCCGTTCCCTAAATCAATTTACGAGAACGTGGTTTATGGCTTGCGCTTACAAGGCGTGAAAGATCGCCGTGTATTAGACAAAGCTGTTGAAGATTCACTACGTGGCGCTGCATTGTGGGATGAAGTGAAAGATCGTCTGCACGATAACGCATTAGGTTTATCGGGTGGTCAGCAACAACGTTTAGTTATTGCTCGCGCAATTGCGATTGAGCCAGAAGTATTACTGCTTGATGAGCCAACGTCGGCACTTGATCCTATCTCGACACTAGTTATCGAAGAATTGATCACCGAACTTAAGAAGAAATTCACGGTAGTTATTGTAACTCATAACATGCAACAAGCGGCACGTGTTTCTGATAACACAGCGTTTATGTACATGGGTGAGTTGATTGAATACAGCGATACGAATACGCTGTTTACCACACCATCGAAGAAACAAACTGAAGATTACATTACCGGTCGTTACGGTTAA
- the rluA gene encoding bifunctional tRNA pseudouridine(32) synthase/23S rRNA pseudouridine(746) synthase RluA, with translation MAFVYNPPTTPWLDIVYRDNDIAVVNKPSGLLSVPGREIIHRDSVTLRLMSVLPTALIVHRLDMDTSGIMLFALNKAAQSGISRQFQQRTTQKTYLAKVLGHPSEQSGSVDLPLICDWPNRPLQMVDFEVGKPSLTHYRVLEQQTESSLVELTPVTGRSHQLRVHMQQLGHPILGDRFYGKPVAHPMAPRLCLHAQSLSINHPITNEPMTFTAPCPF, from the coding sequence GTGGCTTTTGTTTACAACCCACCGACCACACCGTGGCTTGATATTGTTTATCGCGATAACGACATTGCCGTAGTCAACAAACCTAGCGGATTACTATCGGTGCCCGGTCGAGAAATTATCCATCGCGATAGTGTTACACTGCGGCTAATGAGCGTATTACCTACGGCGCTAATCGTCCATCGCCTCGACATGGATACCTCAGGTATTATGCTGTTTGCACTCAACAAAGCTGCACAAAGCGGTATTTCCCGTCAGTTTCAACAGCGTACCACTCAAAAAACATACTTGGCCAAAGTCCTTGGCCACCCATCTGAGCAATCAGGCTCGGTAGATTTACCACTCATTTGCGATTGGCCGAATCGTCCCCTGCAAATGGTTGATTTTGAGGTAGGCAAACCATCTCTAACCCATTATCGCGTGCTTGAGCAACAAACTGAGTCGAGTTTGGTTGAACTAACACCTGTTACCGGACGCTCGCATCAATTACGTGTGCATATGCAACAACTAGGCCATCCAATTTTAGGTGATAGATTCTATGGCAAACCTGTGGCACACCCAATGGCACCAAGGCTTTGTTTACACGCTCAATCGCTAAGCATCAATCATCCGATAACCAATGAACCAATGACATTTACCGCACCTTGCCCATTTTAA
- a CDS encoding ATP-binding protein: MLAKLGWIKEKKPFFALFVLLLAAFIVISVYFNHLHKKLIEGNAIESAQRYAEVLTEFRSLYTSQVVSRLANSSIEISHDYNKHHQAIPLPATLTMLLGESVNNNHKDVSIKLYSPYPFPWRKRDGGLTDKFAHKAWNELSISDNEIVTEITQLNGVPHIRLAMADSMRLECVDCHNTHPQSPKTDWKVGQLRGVLEVTLPMERSLASADSIFRSMTILGAGLLLTALFGGSYLIMLQSRHQIEKLKNDELLHQYKESQKMAELGAMVAATTHEVATPLGNINLALDHHLLSTESIIKAMTTNTLKQSQLKGYLDDSQSTISMCLSNNSRASKLITSFKHIAVNQCNQEQLTINLADYVNDILLTNKPTIKQYQHEIVANIARDIEVTCYAGALAQVLTNLINNALIHAFENRGGGTISITAWTEETQLYIEVSDNGLGMSPEQQAKIFEPYFTTKLGQGGSGLGLSICKEIAEQDLQGSISVSSEPDRGSTFTLAVSLSANSE; this comes from the coding sequence GTGCTAGCGAAATTAGGATGGATTAAAGAAAAAAAGCCGTTCTTCGCATTATTCGTGCTTCTTCTTGCCGCATTCATTGTCATTTCTGTATATTTCAATCACCTTCATAAAAAGCTTATTGAAGGCAATGCTATCGAAAGCGCCCAACGTTATGCCGAAGTTCTCACCGAGTTTCGCAGTCTATACACCTCGCAAGTCGTATCTCGTTTAGCAAATTCATCCATTGAAATTAGTCACGACTACAACAAACATCACCAAGCTATTCCATTGCCAGCCACTTTAACTATGTTGTTAGGGGAGTCAGTAAATAACAACCATAAAGACGTTAGCATTAAGCTATACAGCCCTTATCCGTTTCCGTGGCGAAAAAGAGATGGTGGGCTAACAGATAAGTTTGCCCATAAGGCTTGGAATGAGCTGTCGATTAGTGACAATGAAATTGTTACAGAAATCACTCAGCTGAATGGTGTCCCACATATCCGACTCGCGATGGCCGATTCGATGCGCCTAGAATGCGTAGATTGTCACAATACGCACCCTCAGTCTCCCAAAACAGATTGGAAAGTTGGTCAATTACGCGGTGTGCTCGAAGTTACTCTGCCGATGGAGCGTAGCTTAGCATCGGCAGATTCAATTTTTCGCAGCATGACTATTCTCGGGGCCGGACTATTACTGACTGCTCTATTTGGTGGTAGTTATTTGATAATGTTGCAAAGTCGCCATCAAATCGAAAAACTTAAGAATGATGAGTTATTGCACCAGTATAAAGAATCGCAAAAAATGGCGGAATTAGGTGCTATGGTTGCCGCGACGACTCATGAAGTGGCTACTCCTTTAGGCAATATAAATCTCGCACTTGATCATCACTTGCTCAGTACAGAGAGTATTATTAAAGCGATGACGACAAATACCCTTAAACAATCACAGCTGAAGGGCTACCTCGACGACTCTCAAAGTACCATTAGCATGTGCTTGTCTAATAACTCACGTGCCAGCAAATTAATTACCAGCTTTAAACACATCGCGGTTAATCAGTGTAATCAGGAACAACTGACCATTAATCTCGCCGATTATGTCAATGATATTTTGTTAACGAATAAACCGACAATCAAACAGTATCAACATGAAATAGTAGCCAATATTGCTCGCGATATTGAAGTCACTTGTTACGCAGGCGCATTAGCTCAAGTGCTAACTAATTTAATTAATAACGCGCTAATTCACGCATTTGAGAATAGAGGTGGTGGAACTATTAGTATTACTGCATGGACTGAAGAAACACAGTTATATATTGAGGTATCTGACAATGGCCTTGGCATGTCACCTGAGCAGCAAGCTAAAATCTTCGAGCCCTATTTCACCACTAAGCTAGGTCAAGGAGGTTCAGGATTAGGGCTATCGATTTGTAAAGAAATAGCCGAGCAGGATCTACAAGGTAGTATTAGCGTCAGTAGTGAACCAGATCGAGGTTCAACTTTTACTTTAGCCGTTAGCTTGTCAGCTAATTCCGAGTGA
- a CDS encoding prepilin-type N-terminal cleavage/methylation domain-containing protein, translated as MRRNSRTSQLQSGFTLIELIVVIIILGILAITAAPRFIDVSKEARVATLNGLAGTFRSSAQMIHAKAQISNIANATTYTDLDYNGTLIRTRYGYFAYDPVPARAVADFEAILDVEIPQDWDFTYEPGVVGGQSAKRSRTAPTGLNTITDPRVINQISRCYVEYILPTAVGEDPVFNINTDC; from the coding sequence ATGCGTAGAAACTCAAGAACTTCTCAGTTACAAAGCGGCTTTACCTTAATTGAGCTTATCGTGGTGATTATTATTCTCGGGATATTAGCCATTACCGCAGCGCCCAGGTTTATTGATGTTTCTAAAGAAGCGCGTGTTGCGACGCTTAACGGCTTAGCGGGAACCTTTCGCTCAAGCGCTCAAATGATTCATGCAAAAGCGCAGATTTCAAATATTGCTAATGCTACGACCTATACCGATTTAGATTACAACGGCACATTGATTCGCACACGCTATGGCTACTTTGCTTATGATCCTGTACCTGCTAGAGCTGTTGCAGACTTTGAGGCAATCCTCGACGTAGAGATACCACAAGACTGGGACTTCACCTATGAACCCGGTGTAGTTGGTGGGCAAAGTGCAAAGCGCAGCCGTACTGCACCAACAGGTTTAAACACCATTACCGATCCACGGGTTATTAATCAAATCAGCCGTTGTTACGTGGAATACATTTTACCAACGGCTGTTGGTGAGGATCCTGTATTTAATATCAATACCGACTGTTAA